A stretch of Vigna angularis cultivar LongXiaoDou No.4 chromosome 4, ASM1680809v1, whole genome shotgun sequence DNA encodes these proteins:
- the LOC108331563 gene encoding probable Ufm1-specific protease: MADDNHRGVRLLSRPKQLNTKGSDPGIHSWLVGSPFLPPLTVASFLRCIHSLPSSSSSPDFLKESEDLRTLLPKGFEIIGAVASGEDSDARAAVDAASSLRKLLYREGTDRPLIGAVCGSDSGDMRFFVSESGNTTSLEAVPSVIEERDSEKCLWENACLLRCELPIKLPLYYAPKNPTDVEKAYVQAVEALIAKLRDPQAVYMLETTNKTSLDIPLPVIIRGVQLDFYADLSKIKTLADDEDGSDASSLSCSYFSNRSKAGSPVFSAENADTIQVSVLFNSFGTSSASTVPVAEYLPVEDEARLLVVDIKLDVLCYSSRELPLKYAVSSLIIPGLVDQLNTVQKLMLPNLLAQLPQPKFYHFSPSGILHPITVFYELSFGETEMKQVEVRRSLHSRLGLPYDRPLLRISNALDFSKVKSNGMISLQKGSTLLRDVHFGIPSSGVTGGTVSLVQGSYEYFHYLHEGYNDSGWGCAYRSLQTIISWFRLQNYTSIEVPSHREIQQTLVEIGDKDPSFIGSREWIGAIELSFVLDKLLGVTCKVINVRSGSELPEKCRELALHFENQNTPVMIGGGVLAYTLLGVDYNEASGDCAFLILDPHYTGSDDLKKIVNGGWCGWKKAVDNKGKNFFLHDKFYNLLLPQRPNMV; encoded by the exons ATGGCTGATGATAATCACCGTGGCGTGAGACTGCTATCCCGCCCGAAGCAACTCAACACCAAAGGATCCGACCCGGGAATCCATTCCTGGCTCGTTGGATCCCCGTTCCTCCCGCCGCTCACCGTCGCTTCCTTTCTCCGATGTATCCATTCTCtcccctcctcctcctcctcgcCCGATTTCCTCAAGGAATCGGAGGACCTGCGCACACTCCTCCCTAAAGGTTTCGAAATCATCGGAGCCGTAGCCTCCGGCGAGGATTCCGACGCTCGTGCGGCCGTGGACGCCGCTAGTTCATTACGGAAACTTCTCTATCGGGAAGGAACGGATCGCCCGCTGATTGGAGCTGTTTGCGGTTCAGATTCTGGCGATATGCGGTTTTTTGTGTCTGAGAGTGGGAATACGACTAGCCTTGAGGCTGTTCCATCGGTAATAGAGGAACGGGATTCGGAGAAGTGTTTGTGGGAGAATGCTTGCCTGCTTCGTTGTGAGCTTCCGATTAAGTTGCCACTCTATTATGCTCCCAAAAATCCAACCG ATGTTGAGAAGGCATATGTACAAGCTGTTGAAGCTCTTATTGCCAAGTTAAGAGACCCTCAGGCTGTGTACATGTtagaaacaacaaacaaaaccTCTCTGGATATACCTCTTCCTGTCATAATTAGAGGTGTACAATTAGACTTTTATGCAGACCTCTCCAAGATCAAGACTTTGGCTGATGATGAGGACGGCTCTGATGCAAGCTCACTATCGTGTTCATACTTTTCCAATCGCAGTAAAGCAGGCTCACCAGTTTTTTCTGCAGAG AATGCAGATACTATCCAAGTTAGTGTTCTCTTTAATAGCTTCGGGACATCATCAGCTTCTACTGTACCTGTTGCAGAATACTTGCCAG TTGAGGATGAAGCTAGACTCCTTGTTGTGGATATTAAGCTAGATGTACTCTGCTATTCTTCGAGGGAGCTTCCACTAAAATATGCAGTTTCAAGTTTAATCATACCTGGCTTAGTTGACCAGTTAAATACAGTGCAGAAGTTAATGTTGCCTAACCTTTTGGCACAACTTCCCCAG CCAAAATTTTATCACTTTAGTCCTTCTGGTATTCTGCATCCAATAACTGTTTTCTATGAACTAAGTTTTGGGGAGACAGAAATGAAGCAAG TTGAAGTTAGGAGATCCCTGCACTCAAGGTTGGGATTACCCTATGATCGTCCCCTTCTTAGAATTTCTAATGCCTTGGATTTTTCGAAAGTGAAGAGCAATGGGATGATCTCTCTACAGAAAG GTTCAACTTTGCTCAGAGATGTACACTTTGGGATTCCAAGTAGTGGGG TTACGGGGGGAACTGTTTCCCTTGTTCAAGGTTCATATGAATACTTCCATTATCTTCATGAAGGTTATAATGATTCG GGATGGGGTTGTGCATACCGCTCTCTCCAGACTATTATTTCATGGTTCAGACTTCAAAACTACACGTCCATAGAAGTTCCTTCTCATAG GGAAATACAGCAGACACTTGTTGAGATTGGTGATAAAGACCCTTCTTTTATTGGATCAAGAGAATGGATAGGTGCAATTGAATTGAGCTTTGTTTTGGACAAACTTTTGGGT GTTACATGCAAAGTCATCAATGTTAGATCTGGATCTGAGCTGCCGGAAAAATGTCGAGAGCTGGCATTGCACTTTGAGAACCAAAATACACCAGTTATGATTG GTGGTGGTGTACTAGCATATACACTCTTGGGAGTAGATTACAATGAAGCAAGTGGAGACTGTGCATTTTTAATACTTGATCCCCACTATACAGGTTCGGATGATCTAAAGAAAATAGTGAATGGGGGATGGTGTGGGTGGAAAAAGGCTGTTGATAACAAGGGAAAGAATTTCTTCTTGCACGATAAGTTCTATAATCTACTATTGCCCCAAAGACCCAACATGGTCTGA